The sequence GCAGCGACATCACCCCAGAAGACAACCCTTATGAAGCCGGCCTCGGATTCGCGGTGCGCCTTGGCAAGGCGGTCGACTTCATCGGGAAGGACGCCCTCCTCCAGGCGAAGGCGGATGGGGTCAACCGGCGGCTGCGTCCATTGCTCCTCGATGATGGGAGCGCGATCGCGCTGGGCGGCGAGCCCGTGCGGATCGATGCTCGCGTCGCCGGGCGCGTGACCAGCGGAGGCTTCGGTTACACGATCGATCGCAGCATCGCCTACGCCTACCTGCCGTCGGATCAGGCGACGCCGGGCACAACCGCCGAGGTCCAGGTGTTCGGGCGCTGGGTGCCGGCGACGGTGGCGCGCGAACCGCTCTACGACCCGTCTGGTGAGAGGATCCGGTCCTGAGCGAGCGCGACGAGGTCCTCGCCTTCGCCCTGGAGCTGGCCGACGCCGCCGACCGCATCTCGATGCGATATTTTCGCCGTCGCCCGCGGGTCGATCGAAAGCCGGACCGCACCTTCGTGACCCAGGCGGACACCGCCATCGAGCTGGAGCTGCGGGAGCGCATCGAAAAGAAATATCCGATGCATGGGGTGCTCGCCGAGGAATACGGCGACCGCACGTCCGACAAGGAGATCCGCTGGATCATCGATCCGATCGACGCTACCCACAGCTACCTGCGCGGCGTCCCGGCGTTCGCGACGCTGATCGCGCTGGAGCGCGCGGGCGTGCTGGAGGTGGGCCTGATGTCCGCGCCCGCGATGCATGAGCGCTGGCACGCCGTGCGTGGCGGCGGTGCCTGGGCCGGCAAGCGACGTCTGCAGGTGTCGAAGATCTCGCAGCTCGAGGACGCCCAGGTCTTCTACGCCTCGCGCAGCGCCTTCGCCGCCGTGGGCAAGGAGCGCGGCTTCGATGCGGTCGTCAGCGGCGCCTGGCGCGACCGCGGGTTCGGCGACTTCTGGGGTTACGCGCTGGTGGCGGAGGGCGCCGGCGAAGCGATGTTCGAGCCCGAGCTCTACTCCTGGGACCTCGCGGCGCCGCTGATCCTCGTCGAGGAGGCGGGCGGACGCCTGACGGACCTCAAGGGAAATCGGACCTACGCCGGAGGAAACGCCCTGGCAACCAACGGGCTGCTCCACGATGTCATCCTGGAAAAGCTGAACCGGGCGTAACCCCCCGGCCCTCCCCCACCGTGCTTGTGGGGAAGAGTCGGGGTGGGGGGTCGGTTTAGGAGTGCTGCTCCACCGGCACCGCCAGGGACAGCGCCTGCTTGCGGGTCACGCCGAGGTGGTGGACCTCCTTCGCGTGCCGCTGCACCTCCGCCACGAGCTCGTCCTCGTTCGCCGACTCGACCGCCCAGCCGCAGTCGCAGCGCACTCGCATCACCATCGCTGACGAACAGGATAGGCCCCCGGGCTCACCATTGGTTCCAGCCGGAGTCGGCCCAAACGGTGACCTCAGGCGCCCCTTCGAACAGACGGCCGAAGAACTCGATGATTTGCGGACTCGAGGCGAACGCGGCCGCTGCCTCCGGCGATTTCCACTCGTCGACGCCCAGGAAATCGCTAGGGTTCCGGGGGTTGAGGTAGACGTGATGTGAGATGTCGCCCGCCTCCTGCGCCATGTGGCGCGTGGCTGCGGTCACCTCGTCGTGGATCTTCCGAATCGCTCCCACATCGTTCCCCTTTAGAGTCGCGCGGATCACTATCTTTACTGCCATGGTCGAGCACCTCCAACTGAATTTGGCCGATTATCGCAATGCGACCTTGAGGAATCCTTGGGGGTGCTGAGGGTTTACTTGGCGGGGCAACTCAGCATCGAGCTCGACGGTCGTTTCCTGGGCGGCGGCGACATGCCGCTTCGCCAGGGACGCCTCGCGTTCGCTTATCTGGCGTGCGAGCGCGAGCGAGCCGTACCGCGTGAGGAGCTGGCGCAGGCGATCTGGGGCGATCTTCTCGCTGCCGCCTGGGACTCCGGGCTCACAGCGTTGATCAGCAAGCTGCGTGCCGCATTCGGCCGCATCGGCCTGGACGGCCGCGCTGTTCTGACGACGACCGATGGCGGCTACTGGATGCGCCTGCTGCCGGGCTCGTGGGTGGACCTCGAGATTGCCAGGCACAGCCTGCACAGCGCTGAGAGCGCCGCCGCCGCGGGGTCCTTCAACACCGCTTACGGTGATGCGGTCGTGGCCGCGACCATCCTTCGACGGCCATTTCTCGAAGGTAACGACGAGCCGTGGATCCACGGCCGGCGCCGAATCCTGCACGCCCAGCGGGTGCGCGCGCTTGACTGCCTGATCGACGCACTTGCCTGGAACGGCGAGCTCACGCTCGCACTGACCCATGCCGATGAGGTGATCGAGCTCGAGCCTTACCGCGAGCGCGGTTACCAGCGGCTCATGCGGCTGCACGCACAGCTGGGTGACCGCGCCGAAGCGCTGCGGGTCTTCGAGCGGTGTAGGACGCTCCTGTCGGAAGAGCTGGGCGTCGACCCGTCGCCCGAGACGATGTCGGTGCACGGAGAGCTGCTCTCGTAGGCCGGTCGCCCGAACGCGCGTAACGCGCGCGCGTAATCCATTCGAAGAGTCTCCAGGGGGAGGTCAATCCATGCGAAGAGTATTCCTGGCGTTCGCCATCGTCATCCCGGGATTGCTGTTGGAGCCGCTGGCGGCAAGCGCGGCCAACTCACCG comes from Candidatus Dormiibacterota bacterium and encodes:
- a CDS encoding inositol monophosphatase family protein encodes the protein MSERDEVLAFALELADAADRISMRYFRRRPRVDRKPDRTFVTQADTAIELELRERIEKKYPMHGVLAEEYGDRTSDKEIRWIIDPIDATHSYLRGVPAFATLIALERAGVLEVGLMSAPAMHERWHAVRGGGAWAGKRRLQVSKISQLEDAQVFYASRSAFAAVGKERGFDAVVSGAWRDRGFGDFWGYALVAEGAGEAMFEPELYSWDLAAPLILVEEAGGRLTDLKGNRTYAGGNALATNGLLHDVILEKLNRA
- a CDS encoding DUF1059 domain-containing protein, which translates into the protein MRVRCDCGWAVESANEDELVAEVQRHAKEVHHLGVTRKQALSLAVPVEQHS
- a CDS encoding antibiotic biosynthesis monooxygenase; protein product: MAVKIVIRATLKGNDVGAIRKIHDEVTAATRHMAQEAGDISHHVYLNPRNPSDFLGVDEWKSPEAAAAFASSPQIIEFFGRLFEGAPEVTVWADSGWNQW
- a CDS encoding BTAD domain-containing putative transcriptional regulator; translated protein: MLRVYLAGQLSIELDGRFLGGGDMPLRQGRLAFAYLACERERAVPREELAQAIWGDLLAAAWDSGLTALISKLRAAFGRIGLDGRAVLTTTDGGYWMRLLPGSWVDLEIARHSLHSAESAAAAGSFNTAYGDAVVAATILRRPFLEGNDEPWIHGRRRILHAQRVRALDCLIDALAWNGELTLALTHADEVIELEPYRERGYQRLMRLHAQLGDRAEALRVFERCRTLLSEELGVDPSPETMSVHGELLS